One Brevibacterium spongiae DNA segment encodes these proteins:
- the trxB gene encoding thioredoxin-disulfide reductase: MTDTQLVIIGSGPAGYTAAVYAARANLSPVVIAGSVTAGGELMNTTDVENFPGFPAGVQGPELMESMREQAEKFGAEVIYDDVETLKLNPGAHEIETALGARYTAKAVILATGSAYRELGLPNEKQLSGHGVSWCATCDGFFFRDQHIAVIGGGDSALEEATFLTRFASKVTLVHRRQELRASQAMQDRAQADEKLEFLFDSEVAEVHGEDSLTGLTIRNTVTGETSELPVTGMFVAIGSDPRTSLFSDQLEMRPDGYLKVEGRASKTSVEGVFAAGDVIDSVYRQAITAAGSGCAAALDAEHYLADIEAAEKPVAVEAAVAAS; the protein is encoded by the coding sequence ATGACTGATACTCAACTCGTGATCATCGGGTCGGGCCCGGCCGGCTACACCGCCGCCGTCTATGCGGCGCGGGCCAACCTCTCACCGGTCGTCATCGCCGGTTCGGTGACGGCTGGCGGCGAGCTCATGAACACCACCGATGTGGAGAACTTCCCTGGTTTCCCCGCCGGTGTACAGGGACCCGAGCTCATGGAGAGCATGCGCGAGCAGGCCGAGAAGTTCGGCGCCGAGGTCATCTACGACGATGTCGAGACTCTCAAGCTCAACCCGGGGGCTCACGAGATCGAGACCGCTCTGGGTGCTCGATACACAGCGAAGGCAGTGATCCTGGCGACCGGCTCGGCCTACCGCGAACTCGGCCTGCCCAATGAGAAGCAGCTGTCGGGACACGGTGTCAGCTGGTGTGCCACCTGCGACGGGTTCTTCTTCCGCGATCAGCACATCGCCGTCATCGGCGGTGGCGACTCCGCTCTGGAGGAGGCGACGTTCCTCACTCGCTTCGCGTCGAAGGTCACTCTGGTCCACCGTCGTCAGGAGCTGCGTGCTTCTCAGGCCATGCAGGATCGCGCACAGGCAGACGAAAAGCTCGAGTTCCTCTTCGACAGTGAAGTGGCAGAGGTCCATGGCGAAGATTCGCTCACAGGGCTGACGATCCGCAACACAGTCACAGGGGAGACTTCGGAGCTGCCGGTCACCGGCATGTTCGTGGCAATCGGCTCCGACCCGCGGACCAGCCTGTTCTCCGACCAGCTCGAGATGCGTCCCGATGGATACCTCAAGGTGGAAGGCCGTGCATCGAAGACGTCGGTCGAAGGTGTCTTCGCTGCAGGCGATGTCATCGACTCCGTCTATCGTCAGGCCATCACCGCCGCCGGCTCAGGGTGTGCGGCAGCACTCGATGCAGAACACTACCTCGCTGATATCGAGGCCGCCGAAAAGCCGGTCGCTGTTGAAGCTGCCGTCGCTGCTTCCTGA
- a CDS encoding NUDIX domain-containing protein — protein sequence MTTPMPKPGPRASRRTTVEEISAGGIVVDFSHPLLVVAVIARINRAGRIEWCLPKGHLEGTETPAEAARREVEEETGIAGQIICPLGTVDYWFTVTGIRIHKLVHHFLLRAQSGTLTVDNDPDQEAIDAAWVPFNDLRSRLSFANERRIVAAARPMVSRLEQ from the coding sequence ATGACCACACCGATGCCCAAGCCGGGACCCAGGGCGTCCCGCCGCACCACGGTGGAGGAGATCTCCGCCGGTGGCATCGTCGTCGACTTCTCTCATCCGCTGCTGGTCGTCGCGGTCATCGCGCGCATCAATCGGGCCGGCCGGATCGAATGGTGCCTGCCCAAAGGTCATCTCGAAGGAACGGAGACCCCCGCCGAGGCGGCCCGCCGTGAGGTGGAGGAGGAGACCGGGATCGCCGGGCAGATCATCTGCCCCCTGGGCACCGTCGACTACTGGTTCACGGTGACCGGGATCCGGATCCACAAACTCGTCCACCATTTCCTGCTGCGTGCACAGTCGGGGACCCTGACCGTGGATAATGATCCTGACCAAGAAGCGATCGATGCGGCGTGGGTGCCCTTCAACGACCTGCGTTCGCGACTGTCGTTCGCCAATGAGCGCCGAATCGTCGCCGCCGCCCGACCGATGGTGTCCCGACTGGAGCAGTGA
- a CDS encoding DUF6049 family protein → MKPIPDHRLRFLAALLSTLLLLAGPVFAFPLLSASPAAADTQAAKASITLDEVTPWVDEEGTLTVRGTVTNPTDKAIEKPSLSLQMSSRKLNSEARLSDWKQGQSQHRTVADLEHDGPKAREKAKKDKDTEADDDAGTVLDTPIEDTIDPGTSAEFTFTVPADDLELSKSSPVSSWGPRGLAVQLGDDTGLRASAVGFTTWYPSPEFDQTKVSVLAPVTLPGHSEGGIIAPEQLDKAIADGGSLSTIMKLLDHRELALAIDPRVITSFEAAIAEPPPADGEDPPQSDEPSGEAGQSQTPPVGVAEDDDTGASDAELEAEEERRDRLNTWYEDFVSAAQKHTVVALPFGDPDLHALHGSKIERLGSFAQKQRKVVEDVFPDARTDIAWPVAGSATKAGLRALKKSGNSTAILTDEQQPSITGIHDDSHSQTTISDDGESSIDTLITDSKLTDMSAAAINSDHRASALSELVAEAAAIQSEAPYRTRSLMVPLPRTAASAGWEDTVETLTSSPWIDPTGVDELLDSPSEARGLLRSDSDAPHIRKAAVASLAETRSDQEGFNHVFSDPKGADIRLDRELLSCTSAAWTLDPKPNDCADRAREQSRTLMDSLHLRKGSSVLLVTGVKTTIPVTIVNDSPAEATLRIRMTSSTPQLRTQETETVKVPAAETMRVDVPVEGLANADVPTTIEMVTADGDALPREESLLVRVRADWENIGTAVVGLALAAVFVIGLIKTISRGRPKIPEQQLADAMARAQTDDPEKR, encoded by the coding sequence GTGAAACCCATTCCCGACCACCGCCTGCGATTCCTCGCCGCCCTGCTGAGCACGCTTCTGCTGCTCGCAGGGCCGGTTTTCGCATTTCCGCTTCTGTCCGCGAGCCCGGCGGCAGCCGACACTCAAGCGGCCAAAGCCTCGATCACCCTCGATGAGGTCACGCCCTGGGTCGACGAAGAGGGAACGCTGACGGTGCGTGGAACCGTCACGAACCCGACCGACAAGGCGATCGAGAAGCCGTCGCTGAGTCTGCAGATGTCGTCACGCAAACTCAATTCGGAGGCCCGGCTGAGTGACTGGAAACAAGGACAGTCTCAGCACCGCACCGTCGCCGATCTCGAACACGACGGACCGAAGGCCCGGGAAAAGGCGAAGAAGGACAAAGACACCGAGGCGGACGACGATGCGGGCACCGTCCTCGACACGCCGATCGAGGACACCATCGATCCCGGCACCTCAGCCGAGTTCACCTTCACCGTGCCGGCCGACGATCTGGAGCTGAGCAAGTCCTCACCCGTGAGCTCCTGGGGCCCGCGGGGACTGGCCGTACAGCTCGGCGACGACACCGGCCTCCGTGCGTCTGCGGTCGGCTTCACCACGTGGTACCCATCACCGGAGTTCGATCAGACGAAGGTCAGTGTGCTCGCCCCGGTCACGCTGCCCGGTCATTCCGAGGGCGGCATCATCGCCCCCGAACAGCTCGACAAGGCCATCGCGGACGGCGGTTCGCTCTCAACGATCATGAAGCTGCTCGACCACAGGGAACTCGCCCTGGCCATCGACCCGAGGGTCATCACCTCCTTCGAGGCCGCGATCGCCGAACCCCCTCCCGCCGACGGTGAAGACCCGCCGCAGAGCGACGAGCCCAGCGGCGAGGCCGGGCAGTCCCAGACCCCACCGGTCGGAGTCGCCGAGGACGACGACACCGGAGCCAGCGATGCCGAGCTCGAGGCAGAAGAGGAACGCCGTGATCGCCTCAACACCTGGTACGAGGACTTCGTCTCTGCGGCCCAGAAGCACACTGTCGTCGCGCTGCCCTTCGGCGATCCGGATCTCCACGCACTGCACGGCAGCAAGATCGAACGCCTCGGTTCGTTCGCCCAGAAGCAGCGCAAGGTCGTCGAGGACGTCTTCCCCGATGCCCGCACCGACATCGCCTGGCCGGTGGCAGGCAGCGCGACGAAGGCCGGACTGCGGGCGCTGAAGAAGTCGGGCAATTCCACGGCGATCCTCACCGATGAGCAGCAGCCGTCGATCACCGGCATCCACGATGATTCGCATTCTCAGACGACGATCTCCGACGATGGGGAATCGTCGATCGATACGCTCATTACGGACTCGAAGCTGACGGACATGAGTGCCGCCGCGATCAATTCCGATCATCGCGCCTCGGCGCTGTCCGAGCTCGTCGCAGAAGCGGCGGCCATCCAGTCCGAAGCCCCCTATCGCACACGCAGCCTGATGGTGCCCCTGCCGCGCACGGCCGCCTCGGCGGGGTGGGAGGACACGGTCGAGACGCTCACTTCGTCGCCGTGGATCGACCCGACCGGGGTCGATGAGCTCCTCGACTCACCGTCCGAGGCCCGCGGACTGCTCCGCTCGGATTCCGATGCCCCGCACATCCGCAAGGCCGCGGTGGCCTCGCTGGCCGAGACCCGATCGGACCAGGAAGGATTCAACCACGTCTTCAGCGACCCCAAGGGCGCCGACATCCGGTTGGATCGGGAGCTGCTCAGCTGCACCTCGGCGGCGTGGACGTTGGATCCGAAGCCGAACGACTGCGCGGATCGGGCCCGGGAGCAGAGTCGAACGCTCATGGACAGTCTGCACCTGCGCAAAGGGTCGTCCGTCCTCCTCGTCACCGGGGTGAAGACGACGATTCCCGTCACGATCGTCAATGATTCCCCCGCCGAGGCGACTCTGCGGATTCGGATGACGTCCTCCACCCCGCAGCTGCGGACCCAGGAGACGGAGACCGTGAAGGTCCCGGCCGCAGAGACGATGCGCGTCGACGTTCCCGTCGAGGGCCTGGCCAATGCCGATGTGCCGACGACCATCGAAATGGTCACTGCTGATGGGGACGCCCTGCCCAGGGAGGAATCGCTGCTGGTGCGGGTCCGTGCCGATTGGGAGAACATCGGTACGGCCGTCGTCGGATTGGCACTGGCCGCGGTGTTCGTGATCGGCTTGATCAAGACGATTTCGCGCGGGCGCCCGAAGATCCCCGAGCAGCAGCTGGCCGATGCGATGGCCCGCGCCCAGACCGACGACCCCGAAAAGAGGTAG
- the murJ gene encoding murein biosynthesis integral membrane protein MurJ — translation MSSFSSLARSSAIMTAGTMTSRVLGFVKASMLATAIGVTAVQADAFDIANKVPNTLYMLLAGGVVNAVLVPQIVRASKREDGGQDFTNRLLTLSFLILGAVTIVATVAAPLLVWLYSSGWSHEQLALATAFAYWCLPQLFFYGLYTLLGQVLNAKSSFGPYMWAPVVNNIVAIAGLAVFIVVFGSNNASPHHLDTWTPEKITLIAGTATLGVAAQALILIWPLKRIGFKYKPTFGFRGVGLGSAGKVAFWTFAAMLVGQIGFLIISRVASGASIPGDGNAANTAYTNAYLVFMLPHSLIAVSLATALFTSLAKNAADEDTEAVVGDFSMGVRMVGMVNTFALAALVVLASPVAMIIAGPGREQAMAIGLVIITMIFGLVPFSANYLAQRVFYAYGDAKTPFFIQLPQIVFQSLAVLSATIFPKSVTVAIIGLVMSLGYLFAMILSFAILKKRLGEIDLREILTSHLKFLLAAIVAGGAGYGLLYFFPDFALSGRLQAIATTALVGTVMLLFFIGACYLLRVRELHSIIDVVAGKLRKAA, via the coding sequence TTGTCCAGCTTCTCATCCCTGGCCCGGTCCTCGGCGATCATGACCGCCGGCACCATGACCTCGCGTGTGCTCGGCTTCGTCAAAGCCTCGATGCTGGCCACCGCAATCGGTGTCACCGCAGTCCAGGCCGACGCCTTCGATATCGCGAACAAGGTTCCCAACACCCTCTACATGCTGCTGGCCGGCGGTGTGGTCAACGCCGTGCTCGTCCCGCAGATCGTGCGGGCGTCGAAGCGAGAAGACGGAGGCCAGGACTTCACGAACCGGCTGCTCACGCTGTCCTTCCTCATCCTCGGTGCGGTGACCATCGTGGCGACCGTGGCAGCACCGCTGCTCGTCTGGCTCTACTCCTCCGGATGGAGCCACGAACAGCTGGCCCTGGCCACCGCCTTCGCCTATTGGTGCCTGCCGCAGCTGTTCTTCTACGGGCTCTACACTCTGCTGGGCCAAGTGCTCAATGCGAAGTCCTCCTTCGGCCCCTACATGTGGGCCCCCGTAGTCAACAACATCGTCGCGATCGCCGGTCTCGCCGTCTTCATCGTCGTCTTCGGATCGAACAATGCGTCTCCCCATCACCTTGACACGTGGACCCCGGAGAAGATCACCCTCATCGCGGGAACAGCCACCCTGGGTGTCGCGGCACAGGCGCTCATCCTCATCTGGCCGCTGAAGCGGATCGGCTTCAAGTACAAGCCGACCTTCGGGTTCCGGGGGGTCGGACTCGGATCCGCCGGCAAGGTCGCGTTCTGGACGTTCGCGGCGATGCTCGTCGGCCAGATCGGCTTCCTCATCATCTCCCGTGTCGCCTCGGGTGCGTCGATCCCCGGCGACGGGAATGCCGCGAACACGGCCTACACGAACGCCTACCTCGTGTTCATGCTCCCGCATTCACTCATCGCGGTCTCGCTGGCCACCGCTCTGTTCACCTCCCTGGCCAAGAACGCGGCCGATGAGGACACCGAGGCGGTCGTCGGCGACTTCTCCATGGGCGTGCGAATGGTCGGCATGGTCAACACCTTCGCCCTCGCCGCCCTCGTCGTCCTCGCCTCGCCGGTGGCGATGATCATCGCCGGTCCGGGTCGGGAGCAGGCCATGGCGATCGGGTTGGTCATCATCACCATGATCTTCGGGCTCGTGCCTTTCAGCGCGAACTACTTGGCACAGCGGGTGTTCTACGCCTACGGAGATGCGAAGACGCCTTTCTTCATCCAGCTGCCGCAGATCGTCTTCCAATCCCTGGCCGTGCTCTCGGCGACGATCTTCCCGAAGTCGGTGACGGTGGCGATCATCGGACTCGTCATGAGCCTGGGGTACCTGTTCGCGATGATCCTGTCGTTCGCCATCCTCAAGAAGCGCCTCGGCGAAATCGATCTGCGCGAGATCCTCACCTCTCATCTGAAGTTCCTGCTGGCTGCGATCGTCGCCGGCGGTGCCGGTTACGGTCTGCTCTACTTCTTCCCGGACTTCGCCCTGTCCGGTCGTCTGCAGGCGATCGCCACAACGGCCCTCGTCGGTACCGTGATGCTCCTTTTCTTCATCGGAGCTTGCTATTTGCTCAGAGTCAGAGAGTTGCATTCGATTATTGACGTGGTTGCTGGAAAACTAAGAAAAGCAGCCTGA
- a CDS encoding N-acetylmuramoyl-L-alanine amidase has product MLPNIKAQMARLGLDIGDSESADFDRPFELAVRQFQQDRGILCDGVLGPETFSELEHARYQLGDRVLRFDPVRVLTGDDVLVLQTRLAGLGFYPGRVDAEYAARTEAAVKELQMSLGTKVDGVTGPQTLRGLNAINRNQDTGNLFALQERARVAASGTSLVGRTFVIEAATTVVDFQTLPMTEEQTALERQITYDIASRLVGRLEAIGAGAILLEGDAVEINRADSLGASAVITVTADVSKSKEAKGIASFYFGHERQNDLNSPTGQKLAELIQGEVIARTGMLDCRTHARTWASLKRLRTPKVHVVTGYLTNDEDLQNLQDPYVRDAIADGVAAGLQRLYIREDNDPQTGTLSLEAIKALS; this is encoded by the coding sequence ATGCTGCCGAATATCAAGGCTCAGATGGCGCGATTGGGGCTCGACATCGGCGATTCCGAATCCGCCGACTTCGATCGTCCCTTCGAACTGGCAGTGCGTCAGTTCCAACAGGACCGCGGAATCCTCTGCGACGGTGTGCTCGGCCCTGAGACGTTTTCAGAGCTCGAGCACGCGAGATATCAGCTGGGCGACCGTGTGCTCCGTTTTGACCCCGTCAGGGTCCTCACAGGTGACGATGTATTGGTCTTGCAGACACGCCTCGCCGGCCTGGGGTTCTATCCGGGCAGAGTAGACGCCGAATATGCCGCACGCACCGAGGCAGCAGTGAAGGAGCTGCAGATGAGCCTCGGAACCAAAGTAGACGGCGTGACGGGACCACAGACTCTGCGCGGACTCAACGCGATCAACCGCAATCAGGACACGGGAAACCTCTTCGCTCTTCAGGAACGCGCACGGGTCGCGGCATCAGGCACATCCCTCGTCGGACGCACATTCGTCATCGAAGCAGCAACTACAGTTGTAGATTTTCAGACACTGCCCATGACCGAAGAGCAGACAGCCCTCGAGCGCCAGATCACCTATGATATCGCAAGCCGCCTTGTCGGGAGGCTAGAGGCCATCGGTGCCGGAGCGATTCTGCTCGAAGGTGACGCAGTGGAGATCAACCGCGCTGACTCGCTCGGAGCGTCTGCCGTCATCACAGTCACCGCAGACGTGAGCAAATCCAAAGAAGCGAAAGGCATTGCCAGCTTCTACTTCGGTCATGAAAGACAGAACGACCTCAATTCGCCGACCGGACAGAAGCTCGCCGAGCTCATTCAAGGCGAGGTCATCGCTCGCACCGGCATGCTTGACTGCCGCACTCATGCAAGGACGTGGGCGTCGCTCAAACGACTGCGCACTCCTAAGGTGCATGTCGTCACCGGCTATCTCACAAATGACGAGGATCTCCAGAATCTGCAGGATCCATATGTACGAGACGCGATCGCAGATGGCGTTGCGGCTGGCCTGCAGCGCTTGTACATACGGGAGGACAACGATCCTCAGACCGGCACACTCAGTCTCGAAGCGATCAAAGCACTCAGCTGA
- a CDS encoding virulence factor MviN, with product MVALIDIEPGMVVAGRYVVSTVDRRWLPEKPEIGAVCTGLDAILDEPVLILVADAGGASDVVEAARRVSILDDPRIAPTLDVGHSNGLDYIVIKRIAVTPFSQILPRSPLPVDAACALIGEVGTALVTSARRGLFHMFLRPSLVGLTSKGAVVIAGIGIDAALALDTGVIDPKDYTPTKASRRDALSLVRLFYAALTGYWPGDEAYDGLPPAEKENARIARVKALNPDVPDKLDDFVSGIITGTDPGPGSVAEVLGYIDTWDPELLRYVSRAPVAENESLFDSSPRSFDEATSLPAPRAKTIGPGPGAADGASQDQVQAALVRIGITRPGTRGLAAGVVGHTTGRYADRMQMREASSFPIAKEELDHAAQEWEEWEPEQTYSEYSEYAAHEYDENLTTPIMNREDDSDPDTQALEIVAEDDSDENDTRVIMDNDEDEDDGSWFLGGMFETNEQQREHQRREYERERRIAQAKEDEARRRLAAFEASSTARQQEANAAAPPKEMRRLSPDSVDDPSTEAAPPTAAASTGDSSAGGSSASGSGASGSGAEKSSNPAAVSSAESSSSDNSSSAAASTVRPSERKAAGRPRRQHSDSTAAAAATSAKTASMNQASSSGSPSGSGPASADSASSKPSSSKRTATGAAAAGTGAAGAGAAGVGSAAGAGGAGTGASGGGAGASGGSRGSEPEDRDLAATRKPFLWLVLGLAVVAAIIIGIVVVNFNSGNDESAPVAETSAPSDDSTKKEEKETPKADPPKIETVESLDPEGDGSEHDSETENVIPKTEGSWNTDRYNSASFGNLKSGVGLLIEFEDESTVSQVKVKSGNSGGKFEIRDGDDPEDAKVIGEGVFDADEGVTVKFDEEVTTDKLILWVTELPQTDGGFKATISSVQFS from the coding sequence GTGGTCGCCCTGATCGATATCGAACCCGGCATGGTGGTGGCCGGCCGTTACGTCGTATCGACTGTCGACCGCCGATGGCTGCCAGAGAAGCCCGAGATCGGTGCCGTCTGCACGGGACTCGATGCCATCCTCGATGAGCCCGTGCTCATCCTCGTCGCCGATGCGGGCGGAGCCAGCGATGTCGTCGAAGCTGCCCGCCGCGTGTCGATCCTCGATGATCCGCGCATCGCGCCGACGCTTGATGTCGGCCATTCGAACGGCCTCGACTACATCGTCATCAAACGCATTGCGGTGACGCCGTTCAGTCAGATCCTGCCGCGTTCGCCGCTGCCCGTCGACGCCGCATGCGCGCTCATCGGCGAGGTCGGCACCGCCCTGGTGACCTCGGCGAGGCGGGGACTGTTCCACATGTTCCTGCGCCCGAGCCTCGTGGGACTGACCTCGAAGGGCGCAGTGGTCATCGCCGGCATCGGCATCGATGCGGCCTTGGCGCTGGACACCGGGGTCATCGACCCGAAGGACTATACGCCCACGAAGGCCTCGCGCCGGGACGCGTTGTCTCTCGTCCGGCTCTTCTATGCGGCCCTGACCGGCTATTGGCCCGGCGACGAAGCCTATGACGGCCTGCCTCCCGCGGAGAAGGAGAACGCGCGCATCGCGCGGGTCAAGGCGCTCAACCCGGATGTTCCGGACAAGCTCGACGATTTCGTCAGCGGAATCATCACGGGAACCGATCCCGGCCCTGGTTCGGTCGCCGAGGTCCTCGGCTACATCGACACTTGGGATCCCGAGCTGCTGCGCTACGTCAGCCGTGCGCCCGTAGCCGAGAACGAGTCTCTGTTCGACAGCTCGCCCCGCAGCTTCGACGAGGCCACGAGCCTGCCTGCACCCCGTGCGAAGACCATCGGCCCTGGCCCTGGCGCCGCGGACGGCGCCAGTCAGGATCAGGTGCAGGCCGCCCTCGTGCGCATCGGCATCACCCGTCCGGGCACCCGGGGCCTGGCCGCAGGCGTCGTCGGGCACACCACAGGACGCTACGCGGATCGGATGCAGATGAGAGAGGCCTCGAGCTTCCCCATCGCCAAGGAGGAGCTCGATCACGCCGCCCAGGAATGGGAAGAGTGGGAGCCGGAGCAGACCTATTCCGAGTATTCGGAGTACGCCGCACACGAATACGACGAGAATCTCACGACTCCGATCATGAACCGCGAGGACGATTCCGACCCGGATACTCAGGCGCTCGAGATCGTTGCCGAAGACGACAGCGACGAGAACGACACTCGCGTGATCATGGACAACGACGAGGACGAGGACGACGGGTCCTGGTTCCTCGGCGGGATGTTCGAGACAAATGAACAGCAGCGCGAGCACCAGCGCCGCGAGTATGAGCGTGAGCGTCGCATCGCGCAGGCGAAGGAGGACGAGGCACGCAGACGTCTCGCTGCCTTCGAAGCGAGCTCGACCGCGCGCCAGCAGGAGGCCAACGCCGCGGCGCCGCCGAAGGAGATGCGCCGGCTGTCCCCGGATTCCGTCGACGACCCCAGCACCGAGGCGGCCCCACCGACCGCTGCTGCGTCAACTGGTGATTCGTCGGCCGGGGGTTCGTCGGCCAGTGGTTCGGGGGCCAGTGGTTCGGGGGCCGAGAAATCGTCAAACCCTGCCGCTGTCTCGTCGGCCGAGAGTTCGTCGTCCGACAATTCGTCGTCTGCGGCTGCTTCGACCGTTCGACCGTCCGAACGCAAAGCAGCAGGACGGCCTCGTCGTCAGCACAGCGATTCGACCGCCGCCGCAGCAGCGACGTCAGCGAAGACTGCGTCGATGAACCAGGCATCCTCGTCCGGGTCGCCTTCGGGTTCCGGGCCGGCGTCAGCCGATTCCGCGTCGTCGAAGCCGTCCTCGTCCAAGCGGACCGCAACCGGAGCCGCTGCTGCGGGAACAGGGGCGGCTGGTGCAGGTGCAGCTGGGGTTGGCAGTGCGGCCGGTGCAGGTGGAGCTGGAACCGGGGCGTCCGGAGGCGGGGCAGGGGCGTCCGGAGGCAGTCGTGGCTCCGAACCGGAAGATCGCGATCTCGCCGCCACCCGGAAGCCCTTCCTGTGGTTGGTGCTCGGACTCGCCGTGGTCGCAGCCATCATCATCGGAATCGTCGTCGTCAACTTCAATTCCGGCAATGACGAATCGGCGCCGGTCGCTGAGACCTCGGCGCCGAGCGACGATTCGACGAAGAAGGAAGAAAAGGAGACCCCCAAGGCTGATCCTCCGAAGATCGAGACTGTCGAATCGCTCGACCCCGAAGGCGACGGGTCGGAACACGACAGCGAGACCGAGAACGTGATCCCGAAAACCGAGGGCTCGTGGAACACCGACCGCTACAACTCGGCGAGCTTCGGCAACCTCAAATCAGGAGTCGGCCTGCTCATCGAGTTCGAGGACGAATCGACGGTCAGTCAGGTCAAGGTCAAGTCGGGCAATTCCGGAGGTAAGTTCGAGATCCGCGATGGAGACGATCCGGAGGACGCGAAGGTCATCGGTGAAGGTGTCTTCGATGCCGACGAAGGAGTGACCGTGAAGTTCGATGAGGAGGTCACGACCGACAAGCTGATTCTCTGGGTCACAGAACTGCCGCAGACAGACGGCGGTTTCAAGGCCACAATCAGCTCCGTTCAGTTCTCCTGA
- the trxA gene encoding thioredoxin produces MATEVTDATFEETVLKSDKPVLVDFWAPWCGPCRMVSPIVDQIAEENAEKLNVVKVNTDENLETASTYGITSIPALYVFKDGEVAKTIIGARPKPALEDELSEFI; encoded by the coding sequence ATGGCGACAGAAGTCACTGATGCAACATTCGAAGAGACCGTACTGAAGTCCGACAAGCCCGTGCTCGTCGACTTCTGGGCACCGTGGTGCGGACCCTGCCGCATGGTCAGCCCCATCGTCGATCAGATCGCCGAAGAGAACGCTGAGAAGCTCAACGTGGTCAAGGTCAACACCGACGAGAACCTCGAGACTGCGAGCACCTATGGGATCACCTCGATCCCAGCGCTCTATGTCTTCAAGGACGGCGAGGTCGCCAAGACGATCATCGGCGCTCGTCCGAAGCCTGCTCTCGAGGATGAGCTCTCCGAGTTCATCTGA